Proteins co-encoded in one Salvelinus sp. IW2-2015 unplaced genomic scaffold, ASM291031v2 Un_scaffold2450, whole genome shotgun sequence genomic window:
- the LOC112073988 gene encoding alsin — protein METTPENHIPGTASTESSPSITDTYTLRPVLLPFCMNMGYISSVYGGGQSCLAQADLNVMGFISALHELAAADRKFYCRLRDINKRVVSPLLRK, from the exons ATGGAGACCACACCTGAGAACCACATACCTGGGACAGCGTCAACTGAGAGCTCCCCCTCTATAACTGACACGTACACCCTCAGACCTGTCCTACTGCCCTTCTGTATGAAC ATGGGCTACATCAGCAGTGTGTATGGTGGAGGACAGTCCTGTCTAGCCCAGGCTGACCTCAACGTGATGGGGTTCATCTCTGCTCTCCACGAGCTGGCTGCAGCAGACAGGAAGTTCTACTGCAGGCTCAGAGACATCAACAAGCGGGTGGTCAGCCCTCTACTGAGGAAAG